One window of the Vigna radiata var. radiata cultivar VC1973A chromosome 1, Vradiata_ver6, whole genome shotgun sequence genome contains the following:
- the LOC106772082 gene encoding LRR receptor-like serine/threonine-protein kinase RPK2: MFSASSLTVSSSSSSSSSYSCSASPSSSSHCSSVIKGNSLMQFLLVVLVVLFTLQNGAFAIDSDKSALLRMKASLSDPAGVLSTWTTADGSHSGHCYWSGVLCDANSRVVAVNVTGNGASRTSHPCSDSSKFPLYGFGIRRTCKGSKGSLFGNVSSVGFDFISELTELRVLSLPFNALEGEIPEAIWGMENLEVLDLEGNLISGYLPLRINGLRKLRVLNLGFNRIIGEVPSSIASLESLEVLNLAGNELNGSVPGFVGRLRGVYLSFNQFSGVVPREIGENCWKLEHLDLSGNSLVQGIPGSLGNCERLRTLLLYSNLLEEGIPGEFGKLKSLELLDVSRNTLSGSVPRELGNCSELSVLVLSNLFDVRGDAAGDFGKLGSVNDEVNYFXGSMPLEVFSLPNLRILWAPMVNLEGSFQGNWGGCQSLEMVNLAQNFLSGEFPNQLGVCKRLHFLDLSGNNLTGVLSEELHVPCMSVFDVSGNMLSGSVPDFSNIVCPPVPSWNGNLFEDGNVSSPYASFFLSMVHESSLFTSMGGIGTSVVHNFGQNSFTGIQSLPVPHDRLGKKNGYTFLVGGNILTGTFPTYLFEKCDTLDAFLLNASYNNISGHIPFNISRMCRSLKYLDVSGNQLAGPIPVDLGNVVSLVSLNLSRNQLQGQIPSSLGQMKNLKFLSLAGNKLNGSIPTSLGQLYSLEVFDLSSNSLTGEIPKAIENMRNLTDVLLNNNNLSGHIPDGLAHVPSLSVFNVSFNNLSGYFPSNSGLFKCSSAVGNPYLSPCRGVSLTVPSGNQPGPIDSNSYNSETGQAAGKKSGSDFSSIEIASITSASAIVSVLIALIVLFFYTRKWKPRSRVVGSTRKEVTVFTDIGVPLTFESVVQATGNFNAGNCIGSGGFGATYKAEIASGILVAVKRLAVGRFQGVQQFHAEIKTLGRLHHPNLVTLIGYHACETEMFLIYNYLPGGNLEKFIHERSTRAVDWRILHKIALDIARALAYLHDQCVPRVLHRDVKPSNILLDDDFNAYLSDFGLARLLGTSETHATTGVAGTFGYVAPEYAMTCRVSDKADVYSYGVVLLELLSDKKALDPSFSSFGNGFNIVAWACMLLKQGRANEFFTAGLWEAGPGDDLVEVLHLAIVCTVDSLSTRPTMKQVVRRLKQLQPPSC; encoded by the coding sequence ATGTTTTCTGCTTCTTCTCTTActgtctcttcttcttcttcttcttcgtcttcttaTTCTTGTTctgcttctccttcttcttcttctcattgCAGTTCAGTGATCAAAGGCAATTCCCTCATGCAATTTCTCTTAGTTGTCTTAGTGGTCCTTTTCACGTTGCAAAACGGCGCCTTTGCGATCGATTCGGACAAATCCGCGCTCCTCCGTATGAAGGCGTCGTTGTCCGACCCCGCCGGCGTTCTCTCCACGTGGACCACCGCCGACGGTTCTCACTCCGGCCACTGCTACTGGTCTGGCGTCCTCTGTGACGCGAACTCCCGCGTCGTCGCCGTCAACGTCACCGGAAACGGCGCCAGCCGAACCTCGCACCCGTGCTCCGATTCCTCTAAATTCCCCCTCTACGGTTTCGGAATTCGGCGAACATGCAAAGGTAGTAAAGGTTCTCTCTTCGGAAACGTTTCTTCTGTTGGTTTCGATTTCATCAGTGAGCTCACTGAGCTTAGGGTTTTGTCTCTCCCCTTCAACGCGTTGGAGGGGGAAATTCCCGAAGCAATTTGGGGCATGGAAAATCTAGAGGTTCTCGATTTAGAAGGGAACTTGATAAGTGGTTATCTTCCTTTGAGAATTAACGGCTTGAGGAAGTTGAGGGTTCTGAATCTTGGGTTTAATAGGATTATTGGGGAGGTACCTAGTTCAATTGcgtctcttgagagtttggagGTTCTGAATTTGGCTGGCAATGAATTGAATGGTTCTGTGCCTGGTTTTGTTGGGAGGCTTAGAGGGGTGTATCTTTCGTTTAATCAGTTCAGTGGGGTTGTTCCGCGAGAGATTGGGGAGAATTGTTGGAAGCTTGAACATTTGGATTTGTCTGGGAATTCGTTGGTTCAAGGGATTCCGGGGAGTTTAGGGAATTGTGAGAGGTTGAGGACGCTTTTGCTGTATTCCAATTTGTTGGAAGAGGGTATTCCTGGTGAGTTTGGGAAGCTCAAGAGCCTTGAGTTGTTGGATGTTTCCAGGAACACTCTCAGTGGCTCTGTGCCGAGGGAGCTTGGGAATTGCTCAGAGTTGTCGGTTCTTGTGCTGTCAAATCTCTTTGATGTTCGCGGTGATGCTGCCGGTGATTTTGGGAAATTAGGTTCAGTGAATGATGAGGTGAATTATTTTNAAGGNTCAATGCCNCTGGAGGTTTTTTCGCTTCCAAACTTGAGGATATTGTGGGCTCCCATGGTGAATCTAGAAGGAAGTTTTCAAGGGAATTGGGGTGGTTGTCAGAGCTTGGAGATGGTAAATTTGGCTCAGAACTTTTTGAGTGGGGAATTTCCGAACCAGCTTGGTGTCTGCAAGAGGCTGCATTTTCTTGATTTAAGTGGAAACAACCTTACCGGGGTGCTTTCTGAAGAACTTCACGTTCCCTGTATGAGTGTTTTTGATGTTAGTGGGAACATGTTGTCTGGCTCAGTTCCTGATTTCTCCAATATCGTTTGTCCCCCTGTTCCTTCTTGGAATGGAAACCTGTTTGAAGATGGGAATGTTTCCTCGCCATATGCCTCGTTTTTTTTGTCAATGGTTCATGAAAGTTCTCTTTTTACATCAATGGGGGGAATTGGTACTTCTGTTGTTCACAACTTTGGGCAAAACAGCTTTACTGGCATTCAGTCGCTACCCGTACCTCATGACAGGCTGGGGAAGAAGAATGGTTACACGTTTCTTGTTGGTGGAAATATTCTTACAGGAACATTTCCTACATATTTATTTGAGAAATGTGATACACTAGACGCATTCCTTTTAAATGCCagttataataatatatctgGTCATATACCTTTCAATATCAGTCGAATGTGCAGATCATTGAAATATTTGGACGTGTCTGGAAACCAACTTGCGGGACCTATTCCTGTTGATTTAGGGAATGTTGTATCCCTTGTATCGCTAAACCTCAGTAGGAATCAATTACAAGGTCAAATTCCCTCCAGCCTTGGCCAGATGAAGAATCTGAAGTTTCTCTCTTTGGCTGGTAATAAGTTAAATGGCTCAATTCCTACCAGCCTGGGGCAGTTGTACTCTTTGGAAGTCTTTGACCTCTCTTCAAACTCTCTTACTGGTGAAATTCCAAAGGCTATTGAGAACATGAGAAATCTGACTGATGTTTTGCTCAATAACAACAATCTTTCTGGTCATATTCCTGATGGTTTGGCACATGTTCCTTCACTCTCAGTATTCAATGTGTCTTTCAACAACTTATCTGGATATTTTCCTTCCAACAGTGGATTGTTTAAATGCAGCAGTGCTGTTGGGAATCCATACCTAAGTCCCTGCCGCGGAGTGTCTCTGACTGTGCCATCAGGGAATCAGCCAGGGCCGATTGATAGCAACTCTTATAATTCGGAAACAGGGCAAGCTGCTGGCAAGAAGAGTGGGAGTGACTTCAGTTCTATTGAAATAGCATCTATAACTTCTGCTTCAGCCATTGTTTCGGTACTTATAGCCCTGATTGTTCTATTCTTTTACACACGGAAGTGGAAGCCAAGGTCCAGGGTTGTTGGCTCTACAAGAAAAGAAGTTACAGTGTTTACTGATATTGGGGTCCCATTGACATTTGAAAGTGTTGTCCAAGCCACAGGAAATTTCAATGCTGGCAACTGTATCGGGAGTGGAGGTTTTGGGGCAACATACAAGGCGGAGATAGCATCAGGAATCCTGGTGGCAGTCAAACGACTCGCAGTTGGACGTTTCCAAGGTGTTCAACAATTCCATGCCGAGATCAAGACACTTGGGAGGCTTCATCATCCTAACCTTGTCACTCTGATTGGTTATCATGCTTGTGAAACAGAGATGTTTCTCATATACAATTATTTGCCAGGTGGTAATCTCGAAAAGTTTATCCACGAGAGGTCCACGAGGGCTGTAGACTGGAGAATTCTTCACAAGATTGCATTGGACATTGCCCGCGCACTGGCTTATCTGCATGATCAGTGTGTTCCCCGTGTTCTTCACCGTGATGTGAAGCCCAGCAACATCTTGTTGGATGACGATTTCAATGCTTATCTATCGGACTTTGGATTGGCTAGACTTCTGGGAACATCAGAGACACATGCTACCACTGGTGTAGCTGGAACATTTGGGTATGTTGCCCCTGAATATGCCATGACATGCCGTGTTTCTGATAAGGCTGACGTGTATAGCTATGGTGTGGTGCTTCTGGAGTTGCTCTCAGACAAGAAGGCTTTGGacccttcattttcttcttttggaaATGGGTTCAACATAGTGGCATGGGCATGCATGCTACTGAAGCAAGGAAGGGCAAATGAGTTTTTCACTGCAGGGTTATGGGAAGCAGGACCTGGAGATGATTTGGTAGAGGTTCTTCACTTGGCTATTGTCTGTACTGTTGATTCTCTCTCTACCAGACCTACAATGAAACAAGTTGTTAGAAGGCTCAAGCAGCTTCAACCTCCATCATGCTAG
- the LOC106757473 gene encoding uncharacterized protein LOC106757473 produces the protein MAYSNYESSKKGSGKKLKVHFDLPEDDDYPNHKRSGSLGSARSSSSDSDDGMDNGDSKYSGMYGSPVWSFQGGSVTQSPPLQLMNSPGYDPNRIPSSIFNKPASPMEWSVASNESLFSIHIGNNSFSKDHAFALSNRSGDFPRTADTATLPCVQEVNSKDKNVDMERQSLSSDSPSETSDSVTKHDHEKKSSENAGSVVDTKTGTSQDVSTDETVLDKTPDGHSKEGKMPNGEPKKVFRSMGSDLSTRSFQFPILTAEGGRNSSSTEDTPEKQEKGENQEQQAENELQKASSSKSEKAPKQSGKSWCFCFSCSPCF, from the exons ATGGCTTATTCGAATTATGAGAGCAGCAAGAAAGGAAGTGGTAAGAAACTAAAAGTGCATTTTGATCTACCTGAGGATGATGATTATCCCAATCACAAGCGTTCTGGTTCTTTAGGATCTGCTAGATCTTCTTCATCAGATTCTGATGACGGCATGGACAATGGTGATTCTAAGTATAGTGGCATGTATGGCTCTCCTGTGTGGAGTTTCCAAGGAGGGTCAGTGACCCAATCTCCTCCACTTCAGCTCATGAATTCTCCTGGGTATGACCCTAACAGAATCCCATCTTCTATATTTAACAAACCTGCAAGTCCTATGGAATGGAGTGTCGCCTCAAATGAATCACTGTTCAGCATACACATAGGAAACAACAGTTTCTCAAAGGATCATGCTTTTGCATTGAGCAACAGATCTGGGGATTTTCCTAGGACTGCTGATACAGCAACACTGCCATGTGTTCAAGAGGTAAattctaaagacaaaaatgtGGACATGGAAAGACAATCTTTGTCATCAGATTCTCCCAGTGAAACTTCAGATTCAGTTACAAAACATGATCATGAGAAAAAATCAAGTGAAAATGCAGGTTCAGTTGTTGACACCAAGACAGGAACATCACAAGATGTTTCCACAGATGAGACAGTGTTGGACAAAACTCCAGATGGTCATAGTAAAGAAGGAAAGATGCCTAATGGGGAACCTAAAAAGGTTTTCCGTTCCATGGGAAGCGATTTAAGTACACGTTCATTTCAATTTCCTAT ATTGACAGCTGAAGGAGGAAGAAATAGTTCATCAACAGAAGATACAccagaaaagcaagaaaaaggtgAAAACCAGGAGCAGCAGGCAGAGAATGAACTGCAGAAAGCTTCTAGTTCAAAATCAGAAAAGGCACCAAAACAAAGTGGCAAAAGTTGGTGTTTCTGCTTCAGCTGTTCACCATGTTTTTGA